One Microcebus murinus isolate Inina chromosome 10, M.murinus_Inina_mat1.0, whole genome shotgun sequence DNA segment encodes these proteins:
- the YEATS4 gene encoding YEATS domain-containing protein 4 isoform X3 encodes MFKRMAEFGPDSGGRVKDMSAYVKKIQFKLHESYGNPLRVVTKPPYEITETGWGEFEIIIKIFFIDPNERPVTLYHLLKLFQSDTNAMLGKKTVVSEFYDEMIFQDPTAMMQQLLTTSRQLTLGAYKHETEFAELEVKTREKLEAAKKKTSFEIAELKERLKASRETINCLKNEIRKLEEDDQTKDI; translated from the exons ATGTTCAAGAGAATGGCCGAATTTGGGCCTGACTCCGGCGGGAGAGTGAAG gaTATGTCAGCATATGTGAAGAAAATCCAGTTTAAATTACATGAAAGCTATGGCAATCCCTTAAGAG ttgtTACTAAACCTCCATATGAAATTACTGAAACGGGATGGGGTGAATTTGAAAtaatcatcaaaatattttttattgaccCTAATGAAAGACCT gTAACCCTGTATCATTTACTAAAGCTGTTTCAATCAGACACCAATGCAATGCTGGGAAAAAAGACAGTAGTTTCAGAGTTCTATGATGAAATG ATATTTCAAGACCCAACGGCAATGATGCAACAGTTATTAACAACATCTCGTCAGCTAACATTAGGAGCCTATAAGCATGAAACAGAAT ttGCAGAACTTGAagtgaaaacaagagaaaaattggaagctgccaagaaaaaaacaagctttGAGATTGCAGAGCTTAAGGAGAGATTAAAAGCAAGTCGTGAAACTATAAATTgtctaaaaaatgaaatcaggaaacTTGAAGAAGATGATCAGACTAAAGATATATAA
- the YEATS4 gene encoding YEATS domain-containing protein 4 isoform X1: protein MFKRMAEFGPDSGGRVKGVTIVKPIVYGNVARYFGKKREEDGHTHQWTVYVKPYRNEDMSAYVKKIQFKLHESYGNPLRVVTKPPYEITETGWGEFEIIIKIFFIDPNERPVTLYHLLKLFQSDTNAMLGKKTVVSEFYDEMIFQDPTAMMQQLLTTSRQLTLGAYKHETEFAELEVKTREKLEAAKKKTSFEIAELKERLKASRETINCLKNEIRKLEEDDQTKDI from the exons ATGTTCAAGAGAATGGCCGAATTTGGGCCTGACTCCGGCGGGAGAGTGAAG gggGTTACTATCGTTAAACCAATAGTTTATGGTAATGTTGCTCgatattttggaaagaaaagagaagaagatggGCATACCCATCAGTGGACAGTATATGTAAAACCATATAGAAATGAG gaTATGTCAGCATATGTGAAGAAAATCCAGTTTAAATTACATGAAAGCTATGGCAATCCCTTAAGAG ttgtTACTAAACCTCCATATGAAATTACTGAAACGGGATGGGGTGAATTTGAAAtaatcatcaaaatattttttattgaccCTAATGAAAGACCT gTAACCCTGTATCATTTACTAAAGCTGTTTCAATCAGACACCAATGCAATGCTGGGAAAAAAGACAGTAGTTTCAGAGTTCTATGATGAAATG ATATTTCAAGACCCAACGGCAATGATGCAACAGTTATTAACAACATCTCGTCAGCTAACATTAGGAGCCTATAAGCATGAAACAGAAT ttGCAGAACTTGAagtgaaaacaagagaaaaattggaagctgccaagaaaaaaacaagctttGAGATTGCAGAGCTTAAGGAGAGATTAAAAGCAAGTCGTGAAACTATAAATTgtctaaaaaatgaaatcaggaaacTTGAAGAAGATGATCAGACTAAAGATATATAA
- the YEATS4 gene encoding YEATS domain-containing protein 4 isoform X2 gives MFKRMAEFGPDSGGRVKGVTIVKPIVYGNVARYFGKKREEDGHTHQWTVYVKPYRNEDMSAYVKKIQFKLHESYGNPLRVVTKPPYEITETGWGEFEIIIKIFFIDPNERPVTLYHLLKLFQSDTNAMLGKKTVVSEFYDEMIFQDPTAMMQQLLTTSRQLTLGAYKHETESDMASESSTCPFMHLLPIICSWHSSCRT, from the exons ATGTTCAAGAGAATGGCCGAATTTGGGCCTGACTCCGGCGGGAGAGTGAAG gggGTTACTATCGTTAAACCAATAGTTTATGGTAATGTTGCTCgatattttggaaagaaaagagaagaagatggGCATACCCATCAGTGGACAGTATATGTAAAACCATATAGAAATGAG gaTATGTCAGCATATGTGAAGAAAATCCAGTTTAAATTACATGAAAGCTATGGCAATCCCTTAAGAG ttgtTACTAAACCTCCATATGAAATTACTGAAACGGGATGGGGTGAATTTGAAAtaatcatcaaaatattttttattgaccCTAATGAAAGACCT gTAACCCTGTATCATTTACTAAAGCTGTTTCAATCAGACACCAATGCAATGCTGGGAAAAAAGACAGTAGTTTCAGAGTTCTATGATGAAATG ATATTTCAAGACCCAACGGCAATGATGCAACAGTTATTAACAACATCTCGTCAGCTAACATTAGGAGCCTATAAGCATGAAACAGAAT CTGACATGGCCTCAGAATCCTCTACATGTCCCTTCATGCATCTGTTGCCAATCATTTGCAGTTGGCATTCAAG ttGCAGAACTTGA